The following proteins are encoded in a genomic region of Methylibium petroleiphilum PM1:
- a CDS encoding alkene reductase, with translation MTSLFDPIRLGDIELRNRIAMAPLTRNRAVAGRVPSPLAVEYYRQRADAGLIVTEATQISPLGQGYLDTPGIYSREQVEGWKAVTRAVHERGGKIVVQLWHVGRISHVSLLPEGEVPVAPSAITAKSKTFTRNGFEDVSAPRALALAELPGIVEQYRVAARNAIEAGFDGVEVHGANGYLLEQFLRDSTNHRTDAYGGSIENRARLLLEVMRAVTAEIGAGRTGLRLSPVTPANDAALDSDPQALFNHVAEQLAPLKLAFLHVIEGATGGPRDVAPFDYAALRARVKAPWIVNNGYDRDMAIEAVADGRADVVAFGRPFISNPDLVQRLRVGAPFAALDRDTLYGGGAKGYTDYPALQAP, from the coding sequence ATGACCAGCCTGTTCGATCCGATCCGCCTCGGCGACATCGAACTCCGCAACCGCATCGCGATGGCGCCGCTGACGCGCAACCGCGCCGTCGCCGGGCGCGTGCCGTCGCCGCTGGCCGTCGAGTACTACCGCCAGCGCGCCGATGCCGGCCTGATCGTCACCGAGGCCACCCAGATCTCGCCGCTGGGCCAGGGGTATCTCGACACACCGGGGATCTACAGCCGCGAGCAGGTCGAGGGCTGGAAGGCTGTGACCCGTGCGGTGCACGAGCGCGGCGGCAAGATCGTGGTGCAGCTCTGGCACGTCGGACGGATCTCGCACGTCTCGCTGCTGCCCGAGGGCGAGGTGCCGGTCGCGCCATCGGCGATCACCGCGAAGAGCAAGACCTTCACCCGCAACGGTTTCGAGGACGTGTCGGCACCACGCGCGCTGGCGCTCGCCGAGTTGCCCGGCATCGTCGAGCAGTACCGCGTGGCGGCGCGCAATGCCATCGAGGCCGGCTTCGACGGCGTCGAGGTGCATGGCGCCAACGGCTACCTGCTCGAGCAGTTCCTGCGCGACAGCACCAACCACCGAACCGACGCCTACGGCGGCTCGATCGAGAACCGTGCGCGCCTGCTGCTCGAGGTGATGCGCGCCGTGACCGCCGAGATCGGCGCCGGCCGCACCGGGTTGCGCCTGTCGCCGGTGACGCCCGCCAACGACGCCGCACTCGACTCGGATCCGCAGGCCTTGTTCAACCACGTGGCCGAGCAGCTGGCGCCGCTGAAGCTGGCCTTCCTGCACGTGATCGAGGGCGCGACCGGCGGCCCGCGCGACGTTGCGCCGTTCGACTATGCGGCCTTGCGCGCCCGGGTGAAGGCGCCGTGGATCGTGAACAACGGCTACGACCGCGACATGGCGATCGAGGCGGTGGCGGATGGCCGGGCGGATGTCGTGGCCTTCGGCCGGCCCTTCATCAGCAACCCCGACCTCGTGCAGCG
- a CDS encoding ABC transporter substrate-binding protein, translating into MKRRSLLLAALCAAATPVRAADKVVFATNWKAQAAHGGFYQALADGTYAKYGLDVQIRPGGPQVNNRPLLPAGRIDFLMTGNLLHSFDNVKNGVPTVVVAAMFQKDPQALFAHPGQGVRGFEDLKKAPVAWIAKDAQFTWWAWLKSEHGFRDEQLRPYAYNLGPFLANPKSIQQGYAVEEPVSIEQQGGFKPLTFLLADHGFSTYSTLIETTAETVARKPELVRRFVDASIVGWVTYLYGDRRPGDALILRDNPDMRAETIARSVGLMKELGIVDSGDAQTLGIGAMKPERIRDFHDKMVRAGLYRAGEVDLERVATTHFVNRGTGVALMRQLRGR; encoded by the coding sequence ATGAAACGCCGCTCCCTGTTGCTGGCGGCGCTGTGCGCGGCGGCCACGCCCGTGCGGGCCGCCGACAAGGTGGTGTTCGCCACCAACTGGAAGGCGCAGGCCGCGCACGGCGGCTTCTACCAGGCGCTGGCCGACGGCACCTATGCGAAATATGGTCTCGACGTGCAGATCCGCCCGGGCGGACCGCAGGTCAACAACCGGCCGTTGCTGCCGGCCGGCCGGATCGACTTCCTGATGACCGGCAACCTGCTGCACAGCTTCGACAACGTGAAGAACGGCGTGCCCACCGTCGTGGTGGCCGCGATGTTCCAGAAGGACCCGCAGGCGTTGTTCGCCCATCCCGGCCAAGGGGTGCGCGGCTTCGAAGACCTGAAGAAGGCGCCGGTGGCCTGGATCGCGAAGGACGCGCAATTCACCTGGTGGGCCTGGCTCAAGAGCGAACACGGCTTTCGCGACGAGCAGCTGCGCCCCTATGCCTACAACCTCGGCCCCTTCCTCGCCAACCCGAAGAGCATCCAGCAGGGCTATGCGGTCGAGGAGCCGGTCTCGATCGAGCAGCAGGGCGGCTTCAAGCCGCTCACCTTCCTGCTGGCCGACCACGGCTTCTCGACCTATTCGACGCTGATCGAGACCACGGCCGAGACGGTGGCGCGCAAGCCCGAGCTGGTGCGGCGCTTCGTCGATGCGTCGATCGTCGGCTGGGTCACCTACCTGTACGGCGACCGCCGCCCGGGCGACGCGCTGATCCTGCGCGACAACCCGGACATGCGGGCCGAGACCATTGCCCGCTCGGTGGGGCTGATGAAGGAACTGGGCATCGTCGACTCGGGCGATGCGCAGACGCTGGGCATCGGCGCGATGAAGCCGGAGCGCATCCGTGACTTCCACGACAAGATGGTCCGGGCCGGGCTGTACCGGGCCGGCGAGGTGGACCTGGAGCGCGTGGCCACCACGCACTTCGTGAACCGCGGCACCGGCGTGGCGCTGATGCGGCAGCTGCGCGGGCGCTAG
- a CDS encoding amino acid aminotransferase: MFQHVEAYPGDPILSLNEDFQKDPRAGKVNLSIGIYFDDAGRIPVLGSVQRAEAELLARGGTKSYLPIEGAANLRNAVQALLFGAGHEAVTGRRIATIQSVGSSGGLKVGADFLVRYFPGSAVWVSDPTWDNHRAMFEGAGLTVNTYPYYDPATGGLKFDAMLAALRGLPPRSIVLLHACCHNPTGVDLSAAQWEALIPVLRERQLLPYLDLAYQGFGDGIEADAHAVRALASAGLSFFVANSFSKSMSLYGERVGALSVVCPDAAQADNVLGQLRATVRRNYSSPPIHGGQLAALVLGEPALRAQWEGELAAMRDRILAMRRALHAALTARLPGRDFGYFLSQRGMFSYTGLSAAQVDLLRERHAVYLVRSGRMCVAGLNTGNVQTVAEAMAAVLGG; encoded by the coding sequence ATGTTCCAGCACGTCGAAGCCTATCCCGGCGACCCGATCCTGAGCCTCAACGAAGACTTCCAGAAGGATCCGCGCGCGGGCAAGGTCAACCTCAGCATCGGCATCTACTTCGACGATGCCGGCCGCATCCCGGTGCTGGGTTCGGTGCAGCGCGCCGAGGCCGAACTGCTGGCGCGCGGCGGCACCAAGTCCTACCTGCCGATCGAGGGCGCTGCCAATCTGCGCAACGCCGTGCAGGCCCTGCTGTTCGGCGCCGGCCACGAGGCGGTGACCGGCCGGCGCATCGCGACGATCCAGTCGGTCGGCTCCAGCGGCGGGCTCAAGGTCGGCGCCGACTTCCTCGTGCGCTACTTCCCCGGCAGCGCGGTCTGGGTCAGCGATCCGACCTGGGACAACCACCGCGCGATGTTCGAGGGCGCAGGCCTGACGGTGAACACCTACCCCTACTACGACCCGGCGACGGGGGGGCTGAAGTTCGACGCCATGCTCGCCGCGCTACGCGGGCTGCCGCCCCGGAGCATCGTGCTGTTGCATGCCTGCTGCCACAACCCGACCGGCGTCGACCTGAGCGCCGCGCAATGGGAGGCGTTGATCCCGGTGCTGCGCGAGCGGCAGCTGCTGCCTTATCTGGACCTGGCCTACCAGGGCTTCGGCGACGGCATCGAGGCCGATGCCCACGCGGTGCGCGCGCTGGCTTCGGCCGGCCTGAGCTTCTTCGTCGCCAACTCCTTCAGCAAGAGCATGAGCCTGTATGGGGAGCGGGTCGGCGCATTGAGCGTCGTCTGCCCCGATGCCGCGCAGGCCGACAACGTGCTCGGGCAGCTCCGCGCCACGGTACGCCGCAACTATTCCAGCCCGCCGATCCACGGCGGCCAGCTGGCCGCGCTGGTGCTCGGCGAGCCGGCGCTGCGGGCCCAGTGGGAAGGCGAGCTCGCCGCGATGCGCGACCGCATCCTGGCGATGCGCCGCGCGCTGCACGCTGCCCTCACCGCCCGCCTGCCGGGTCGGGACTTCGGCTACTTCCTCAGCCAGCGCGGCATGTTCAGCTACACCGGCCTGAGCGCGGCCCAGGTCGACCTGCTGCGCGAACGGCATGCCGTCTACCTGGTGCGCTCCGGCCGCATGTGCGTGGCCGGGCTCAACACCGGCAACGTGCAGACGGTCGCCGAGGCGATGGCCGCAGTGCTGGGCGGCTGA
- a CDS encoding response regulator, which translates to MPQPVVTPRHRVALVGFSAFEQQALESYFRLAAGQTPAFEPAASLADSDFCVVDGDRPAAVEEVRAAARMAAAVFIGQQVPDGAVMHLHRPIDARQVARALETLMLARQAVADPYAPKTAAARPARRPRAADETHFDIDVLVVDDIDIARRLLQVQLQKLGCRVTTAVSGADALERLQTSHFRIVFSDVEMKDMDGLALCQQIKQRRKGAPTVVLVSAQSTPSDRVRATIAGADGFLGKPIDAAELVTVLRTCSNRRRRAR; encoded by the coding sequence ATGCCCCAGCCCGTCGTGACCCCGAGGCACCGCGTGGCACTGGTGGGATTCAGTGCCTTCGAGCAGCAGGCGCTCGAGAGCTATTTCCGGCTGGCAGCGGGCCAGACGCCCGCCTTCGAGCCGGCCGCCTCGCTGGCCGACAGCGACTTCTGCGTGGTCGATGGCGATCGGCCGGCCGCCGTCGAGGAGGTGCGCGCCGCCGCCCGCATGGCCGCAGCCGTGTTCATCGGCCAGCAGGTGCCGGACGGCGCGGTGATGCACCTGCACCGCCCGATCGACGCACGACAGGTGGCGCGCGCGCTCGAGACCCTGATGCTGGCGCGCCAGGCGGTGGCCGACCCCTATGCGCCGAAGACCGCCGCCGCGCGTCCGGCCCGGCGGCCGCGCGCCGCGGACGAGACGCACTTCGACATCGATGTGCTGGTGGTCGACGACATCGACATCGCGCGCCGGCTCCTGCAGGTGCAGCTGCAGAAGCTGGGCTGCCGCGTCACGACGGCGGTGAGCGGCGCCGACGCGCTCGAGCGCCTCCAGACATCGCACTTTCGCATCGTCTTCAGCGACGTGGAGATGAAGGACATGGACGGCCTGGCGCTGTGCCAGCAGATCAAGCAGCGCCGCAAGGGCGCGCCGACGGTGGTGCTGGTCAGCGCCCAGTCGACGCCCAGCGACCGCGTGCGCGCGACGATCGCCGGCGCCGACGGCTTCCTCGGCAAGCCGATCGACGCGGCCGAGCTGGTGACGGTGCTGCGCACCTGCAGCAACCGGCGGCGGCGCGCCCGCTAG
- a CDS encoding glutathione peroxidase, protein MITTTIYDFEARSIDGRTVSLADYRGKVLLIVNTASACGFTPQFAGLQSLWQAYGERGLAVLGFPSNEFGGQDPGSNDEIASFCQLNYGVSFPMMAKVEVNGAGAHPLYRWLTGEVKGLLGTRAIKWNFTKFLVGRDGRVLGRYAPTDKPESLTRDIEAALAA, encoded by the coding sequence ATGATCACCACCACGATCTACGATTTCGAGGCCCGGTCCATCGACGGCCGGACCGTCTCGCTGGCCGACTACCGCGGCAAGGTGCTGCTGATCGTCAACACCGCCAGCGCCTGCGGCTTCACGCCGCAGTTCGCCGGTCTCCAGTCGCTGTGGCAGGCCTACGGCGAGCGTGGGCTGGCGGTCCTCGGCTTTCCGAGCAACGAGTTCGGCGGGCAGGATCCCGGCAGCAACGACGAGATTGCCAGCTTCTGCCAGCTGAACTACGGCGTCAGCTTCCCGATGATGGCCAAGGTCGAGGTCAACGGCGCCGGTGCCCATCCGCTCTACCGGTGGCTCACCGGCGAGGTCAAGGGCCTGCTCGGGACGCGGGCGATCAAGTGGAACTTCACCAAGTTCCTCGTCGGGCGCGACGGCCGCGTCCTCGGGCGCTATGCGCCGACCGACAAGCCCGAGAGCCTGACGCGCGACATCGAGGCCGCGCTCGCCGCCTGA
- a CDS encoding VOC family protein: MSDDNPSAISHVSIGSNRFESARDFYDAVLATLGVRRLMEHSGAAAYGKVYPEFWLQTPIDGAPASVGNGSHVGFLAASRAQVDAFYAAAVAAGARGDGPPGPRPHYGAPYYGCFVRDLDGHKIEASFWDEALASAATPGD; this comes from the coding sequence ATGAGCGACGACAACCCGAGTGCGATCTCCCATGTCTCGATCGGCAGCAACCGCTTCGAGTCGGCGCGCGACTTCTACGACGCGGTGCTCGCCACGCTCGGCGTGCGGCGCCTGATGGAGCACTCCGGCGCCGCGGCGTACGGCAAGGTCTACCCCGAGTTCTGGCTGCAGACACCGATCGACGGCGCGCCGGCCTCGGTGGGCAACGGCAGCCACGTCGGCTTCCTGGCGGCGAGCCGCGCTCAGGTCGATGCCTTCTACGCGGCGGCGGTGGCGGCGGGTGCCCGTGGCGACGGCCCGCCCGGCCCGCGCCCGCACTACGGCGCACCCTACTACGGCTGCTTCGTGCGCGATCTCGACGGCCACAAGATCGAGGCCTCGTTCTGGGACGAGGCGCTCGCGAGCGCCGCCACGCCCGGCGACTGA
- a CDS encoding DUF6976 family protein: protein MTARPSSSLRPATGALMSVEEAGVLLRSHGRYMVAGEEALLRRLPRGRWIGGSIPYFMGQDGGRTTRDQVFVAALPGAALESTLRWYDAKSLPNVCVDGPANGYSLIIIPAFSAVHSQFAREAPQYEDMYLKPLLGWIAGIHLDDLGKATPVVVNGETGEFDGERALVMHLPLPEDQLARLDIVNLFEQGDGDRIRFTEAGFHAHDCVVNGKPVNFADYLQRNAVDTRWPLVADYSGAMVNVSFKGIDEADHRVDFYAPVFDDIEYRFARPMDNYEQALVGALPADSGQVGWSCNCILNYLYSELEGKRTGPITGPMTFGEVAYQLLNQTMVVLSIDRG from the coding sequence ATGACCGCACGACCCTCATCGTCGCTGCGCCCCGCCACCGGCGCGCTGATGTCCGTCGAGGAAGCCGGCGTGCTGCTACGCAGCCACGGCCGCTACATGGTCGCCGGCGAGGAGGCACTGCTGCGCCGGCTGCCGCGTGGCCGCTGGATCGGCGGCAGCATCCCCTACTTCATGGGCCAGGACGGCGGGCGCACCACGCGTGACCAGGTGTTCGTCGCGGCGCTGCCCGGCGCTGCCCTCGAGTCGACGCTGCGCTGGTACGACGCGAAGAGCCTGCCAAACGTGTGCGTCGACGGCCCGGCCAATGGCTACTCGCTGATCATCATTCCGGCCTTCTCGGCCGTGCACTCGCAGTTCGCGCGCGAGGCGCCGCAGTACGAGGACATGTACCTGAAGCCGCTGCTCGGGTGGATCGCCGGCATCCACCTCGACGATCTCGGCAAGGCGACACCGGTCGTCGTGAACGGCGAGACCGGCGAGTTCGACGGCGAGCGTGCGCTGGTGATGCACCTGCCGCTGCCCGAGGATCAGCTGGCACGGCTGGACATCGTCAACCTGTTCGAGCAGGGCGACGGTGATCGCATCCGCTTCACCGAAGCCGGGTTCCACGCGCACGACTGCGTGGTCAACGGCAAGCCGGTCAACTTTGCCGATTACCTGCAGCGCAACGCGGTCGACACGCGCTGGCCCCTGGTGGCCGACTACTCCGGCGCGATGGTCAACGTGTCGTTCAAGGGCATCGACGAGGCCGACCACCGCGTCGACTTCTACGCTCCGGTGTTCGACGACATCGAGTACCGTTTCGCGCGTCCGATGGACAACTACGAACAGGCGCTGGTCGGTGCGCTGCCCGCCGACAGTGGACAGGTCGGCTGGAGCTGCAACTGCATCCTGAACTACCTGTATTCCGAACTCGAAGGCAAGCGCACCGGGCCCATCACCGGGCCGATGACCTTCGGCGAGGTGGCCTACCAGCTGCTGAACCAGACCATGGTCGTGCTGTCGATCGACCGCGGCTGA
- a CDS encoding HDOD domain-containing protein → MAIDNALRALDIDLPACPQTLVQLSLLMHDEDANLQSIGGLIETDMALASAVVRTVNSALFGLLRRVESVPEAVRYLGTREVAGLTFEIGLRGAFPPSPLLTALWARAGRRGLAMGRAAPTLDIDPWLAHTAGLFAESGQAALVGHDAPGYEALVATTPNPLVQLEAEAVTYGLNHAALGGALCQAWGLAGDVAASVRLRPMALRTLVAPEGDDFAAPWLTEPLSVQRLLALGAAVDAALEGQGEDMLARASATLGPLAGLDAALLHEAVAASVARLGDA, encoded by the coding sequence ATGGCCATCGACAACGCCCTGCGCGCCCTTGACATCGACCTGCCGGCCTGCCCGCAGACCCTGGTGCAGCTGTCGCTGCTGATGCACGACGAGGATGCGAACCTGCAGTCCATCGGCGGACTGATCGAGACCGACATGGCGCTCGCCTCGGCCGTCGTCCGCACCGTCAATTCGGCGCTGTTCGGCCTGCTGCGGCGGGTCGAGTCGGTGCCCGAGGCGGTCCGCTACCTCGGCACCCGGGAAGTCGCGGGGCTGACCTTCGAGATCGGCCTGCGCGGCGCCTTCCCGCCCAGCCCGCTGCTGACCGCGCTGTGGGCGCGCGCCGGCCGCCGCGGGCTGGCGATGGGCCGTGCGGCCCCCACGCTCGACATCGATCCCTGGCTCGCTCACACCGCGGGCCTGTTCGCCGAAAGCGGTCAGGCGGCCCTGGTGGGCCATGACGCACCCGGCTACGAGGCGCTGGTGGCGACCACCCCGAACCCGCTGGTGCAGCTCGAGGCCGAGGCGGTGACCTATGGCCTGAACCATGCTGCCCTGGGCGGCGCGCTCTGCCAGGCCTGGGGCCTGGCCGGTGACGTGGCCGCCAGCGTGCGGCTGCGCCCGATGGCGTTGCGCACCCTGGTTGCGCCGGAGGGCGACGATTTCGCGGCACCGTGGCTGACCGAACCGCTGTCGGTGCAGCGCCTGCTCGCTCTCGGGGCGGCCGTCGACGCGGCGCTCGAAGGCCAGGGCGAGGACATGCTCGCCCGCGCCAGCGCGACGCTCGGGCCGCTGGCCGGACTCGACGCCGCGCTGCTGCACGAAGCCGTGGCGGCCAGCGTCGCCCGGCTCGGCGACGCCTGA